In a genomic window of Alphaproteobacteria bacterium:
- the thiE gene encoding thiamine phosphate synthase: MAQNCDLSVYFVADPHSCGGRSLDSVVLSALKGGITLLQLRNKEDGFEPVFAQAVRLKALADDFGVPFLVNDYPEIAMQCGAAGVHLGHEDDTPKEAREFLGPDAIIGMSSYAEQHFKDLNPKIVNYAGTGPFFASKTDKGKVVLGAERFSALIKNSPVPVVAIGGITPERAGEAIHAGAQGVAMMRAISEAVDPEEAARAFVTAVAKARQDVEARRAS; encoded by the coding sequence ATGGCCCAGAATTGTGACCTCTCCGTCTATTTCGTTGCCGATCCGCACAGCTGTGGCGGGCGCAGCCTTGATTCCGTTGTGCTTTCTGCCCTGAAGGGCGGGATCACGCTGCTGCAACTCCGCAACAAGGAGGACGGGTTCGAGCCCGTGTTCGCGCAGGCGGTCCGGCTGAAGGCGCTGGCCGACGATTTCGGCGTGCCGTTTCTGGTCAACGATTATCCCGAGATCGCCATGCAGTGCGGGGCGGCGGGGGTGCATCTGGGGCATGAGGACGATACGCCGAAGGAGGCGCGGGAGTTTCTGGGGCCGGATGCGATTATCGGTATGAGTTCCTATGCCGAACAGCATTTCAAGGATCTTAACCCCAAAATCGTCAATTATGCCGGGACCGGGCCGTTCTTTGCGTCCAAGACCGACAAGGGCAAGGTCGTGCTGGGGGCGGAGCGGTTTTCGGCGCTGATCAAAAATTCTCCCGTTCCGGTCGTTGCCATCGGCGGGATTACGCCGGAGCGGGCAGGCGAGGCTATCCATGCCGGGGCGCAGGGCGTGGCCATGATGCGGGCGATTTCCGAGGCCGTCGATCCCGAGGAAGCGGCGCGGGCGTTTGTCACCGCCGTTGCGAAGGCGCGGCAGGACGTCGAAGCGCGGCGGGCGTCATGA
- the odhB gene encoding 2-oxoglutarate dehydrogenase complex dihydrolipoyllysine-residue succinyltransferase gives MTKILVPTLGESVSEATVAQWLKKEGEAVKADEPIVELETDKVTLEVPAPADGVIVKIMAAAGQSVGVGAVLGEFEAGAVANDKGSAPKAVKAAPAPAKVAAADEDAKTSPAVRKLLADNNIDASQVPASGKDGRLTKEDVEAFLKGGAKAAAPAAKAPAAAPAPAAPVKAREAGPREEKVKMTKLRQVIARRLKEAQNTAAMLTTFNEVDMGPVMDLRNEYKDAFEKKHGVKLGFMSFFVKAAIQALKDFPALNSEISGDEIIYKNYYDIGVAVSTPQGLVVPVLRDADSLSMAQIEAKIADLGTRARDGKLSLDEMVGGTYTITNGGVFGSLLSTPILNTPQSGILGMHAIQKRPVVCPKTGEIVAKPMMYLAQSYDHRIVDGREAVGSLVRIKQAIEDPQRLLLDV, from the coding sequence ATGACAAAAATTCTCGTGCCGACCCTGGGTGAATCCGTTTCCGAAGCCACTGTGGCGCAGTGGCTGAAAAAAGAGGGCGAGGCGGTGAAGGCCGACGAGCCGATCGTGGAACTGGAGACCGACAAGGTGACGCTGGAGGTGCCCGCACCCGCCGATGGTGTGATCGTCAAGATCATGGCCGCTGCGGGGCAGAGCGTTGGCGTTGGCGCGGTTCTGGGCGAATTCGAAGCCGGGGCGGTGGCGAATGACAAGGGCAGCGCGCCGAAGGCGGTCAAGGCTGCGCCCGCACCTGCGAAAGTCGCGGCTGCGGACGAGGATGCGAAAACCTCTCCCGCCGTGCGGAAACTTCTGGCCGATAACAATATCGACGCTTCGCAGGTTCCCGCTTCCGGCAAGGACGGGCGCCTGACCAAGGAAGACGTCGAGGCTTTTCTCAAGGGCGGCGCAAAGGCTGCCGCTCCTGCTGCGAAGGCTCCTGCTGCCGCTCCTGCGCCCGCCGCTCCGGTCAAGGCCAGAGAGGCTGGACCCCGCGAGGAAAAAGTCAAGATGACCAAGTTGCGGCAGGTGATCGCCCGCCGTTTGAAGGAGGCGCAGAACACGGCCGCCATGCTGACCACGTTCAACGAGGTCGATATGGGTCCGGTCATGGATCTCCGCAACGAGTACAAGGACGCGTTCGAGAAGAAGCACGGGGTGAAGCTGGGCTTCATGTCGTTCTTCGTGAAGGCCGCGATTCAGGCGCTGAAAGATTTTCCGGCGCTCAATTCCGAGATTTCGGGCGACGAGATCATTTATAAAAATTACTACGATATCGGCGTTGCCGTTTCCACGCCGCAGGGACTCGTGGTTCCTGTTCTGCGCGATGCCGACAGCTTGAGCATGGCGCAGATCGAGGCGAAAATCGCCGATCTGGGCACCCGTGCGCGGGATGGAAAACTGAGCCTTGATGAGATGGTGGGCGGCACCTACACGATCACCAATGGGGGCGTGTTCGGCTCGCTGCTCTCCACGCCGATTTTGAATACGCCGCAGTCGGGGATTCTCGGGATGCACGCGATCCAGAAGCGGCCCGTGGTCTGTCCCAAGACAGGCGAAATCGTGGCCAAGCCGATGATGTATCTGGCGCAATCCTACGACCACCGCATCGTGGACGGCCGCGAGGCTGTCGGCTCGCTGGTCCGCATCAAGCAGGCGATCGAGGATCCGCAGCGTTTGTTGTTGGATGTCTAG
- the thiL gene encoding thiamine-phosphate kinase, translating into MHEFEIIADYFVALTMGREECAGLQDDAAVLKIPEGYELVVSSDTLNAGTHFMKDEAPENIARKALRVSLSDLAACGAEPLSYQLNIAYPQRPQADWLKAFTGALLKDQKEFGVFCSGGDTSSIHGALSISITALGLVPAGQAVRRSGARDGDAVILTGAIGDAALGLEALWKGQEKAYPKAVGRHRVPEPRIKAASLVRKHARAAVDISDGFLADLGHVCTVSGVGAEIHLGKGGLAFSKEVATALDTGFLKPEQALAGGDDYELVLAAAQDQVKPLIAGLKKLGYVPQVVGRFSSKISGVRVLDAADEEVPLKAVGWQHF; encoded by the coding sequence ATGCATGAGTTCGAGATTATCGCTGATTATTTCGTGGCGCTCACCATGGGGCGTGAGGAATGCGCGGGGCTGCAGGACGATGCGGCGGTGCTGAAAATTCCTGAAGGTTACGAGTTGGTGGTGAGCAGCGACACGCTGAATGCCGGGACGCATTTCATGAAGGACGAAGCGCCGGAAAATATCGCGCGCAAGGCGCTGCGGGTCAGTCTTTCGGACCTTGCGGCCTGCGGGGCGGAGCCGCTTTCCTATCAGCTTAACATCGCCTATCCGCAACGGCCGCAGGCGGACTGGCTGAAGGCGTTCACCGGGGCGTTGCTCAAGGATCAGAAGGAATTCGGCGTGTTCTGTTCGGGCGGGGATACGTCCTCGATCCACGGGGCGCTGTCGATTTCCATTACGGCGCTGGGGCTGGTTCCGGCGGGTCAGGCTGTGCGGCGCAGCGGGGCGAGGGACGGGGATGCCGTCATCCTCACGGGGGCCATCGGCGATGCCGCGCTGGGGCTGGAGGCGCTTTGGAAGGGGCAGGAGAAGGCCTATCCCAAGGCGGTGGGGCGGCACCGGGTGCCGGAGCCGCGCATCAAGGCGGCTTCTCTGGTTCGCAAGCATGCGCGGGCGGCGGTGGATATTTCCGACGGGTTTCTGGCCGATCTTGGCCATGTCTGTACTGTCTCCGGCGTGGGGGCGGAGATTCATCTCGGCAAGGGTGGGTTGGCGTTTTCCAAGGAGGTTGCGACCGCGCTTGATACAGGGTTCCTCAAGCCCGAGCAGGCGCTGGCGGGCGGGGATGATTACGAGCTGGTTTTAGCGGCGGCGCAAGATCAGGTGAAGCCGCTGATCGCCGGATTGAAAAAACTTGGTTATGTGCCGCAGGTTGTGGGGCGTTTTTCCTCCAAAATCTCAGGGGTGCGTGTTCTTGATGCGGCGGATGAAGAGGTGCCGCTTAAAGCTGTCGGGTGGCAGCATTTTTAG
- the thiD gene encoding bifunctional hydroxymethylpyrimidine kinase/phosphomethylpyrimidine kinase gives MIPNVLSIAGSDPSGGAGIQADLKTFTALGCYGMAALTSLTVQNTRHVLDVFHLEADFVEAQIRAIFEDIDVDALKIGMVGNARTITMLAELLEDIKPRFVVLDPVMVATSGDALISNHAVDIMKDKLIPLCDVLTPNIPEAEKLTGEKLVNSDDLEELAANVCGLGCQAVLLKGGHAFSDSQATDVLYSDQQVKTFSVPRIVTNNTHGTGCTLSAALTCFVALGHELPEAAKLAKAYITEALRHSEALNVGHGHGPVNHFQFRGREG, from the coding sequence ATGATTCCGAACGTCCTGTCCATCGCGGGGTCGGACCCGTCGGGCGGGGCGGGTATTCAGGCCGATCTCAAGACCTTCACGGCGCTGGGCTGTTATGGCATGGCGGCGCTCACGTCCCTCACGGTTCAGAATACGCGGCACGTTCTGGATGTTTTTCATCTGGAGGCGGATTTTGTCGAGGCCCAGATCCGTGCGATCTTCGAGGATATCGATGTGGATGCGCTCAAGATCGGGATGGTGGGCAATGCGCGAACGATCACGATGCTTGCGGAATTGCTGGAGGATATCAAGCCGCGCTTTGTGGTGCTTGACCCCGTCATGGTGGCGACCAGCGGCGATGCGTTGATTTCCAATCACGCCGTCGATATCATGAAGGACAAGCTGATCCCGCTGTGTGATGTGTTGACACCGAATATTCCCGAGGCGGAGAAACTGACCGGAGAGAAGCTGGTGAATTCCGACGACCTTGAGGAACTTGCGGCGAATGTATGCGGGCTGGGCTGTCAAGCCGTGCTGCTCAAGGGCGGCCATGCGTTCAGCGACTCGCAGGCCACCGATGTTCTGTATTCGGATCAGCAGGTTAAAACCTTTTCCGTGCCGCGCATCGTGACGAACAACACGCACGGGACGGGCTGTACACTTTCCGCCGCTTTGACCTGCTTTGTCGCGCTGGGGCATGAATTACCGGAGGCGGCGAAGCTTGCTAAAGCCTATATCACCGAGGCGTTGCGCCATTCCGAGGCGCTCAATGTCGGGCACGGGCACGGGCCGGTCAATCATTTCCAGTTTCGTGGGCGGGAGGGGTAA